A genomic region of Platichthys flesus chromosome 4, fPlaFle2.1, whole genome shotgun sequence contains the following coding sequences:
- the ostn gene encoding osteocrin: MQSCSCLLFSFLLIITVLHCSVESFRVRQQPQVGRPLLRPRAAFHFRPGGVKREGEELTAKLLLLDDMVRMENDVMEPKRKRSFPGNNAPLDRLSISSMETKHATNKQSKVAELPRRRAHPPPIDRIGMSRLPSSRG, translated from the exons ATGCAGTCCTgcagctgtttgctgttctccttcctgctgATCATCACTGTTCTGCACTGCAGCGTTGAAAGCTTCAGAGTCCGACAGCAGCCGCAG GTAGGCCGGCCCCTTCTGAGGCCTCGGGCAGCTTTTCACTTCCGTCCCGGAGGAGTGAAGAGGGAAGGGGAGGAGCTAACGGCAAAACTGCTCCTATTGGACGACATGGTGAGGATGGAGAATGATGTCATGGAgccgaagaggaagaggagtttcCCCGGCAACAACGCACCTCTGGACCGCCTGTCAATCAGCTCCATGGAAACCAAACACGcaacaaacaagcagag taaagtcGCAGAGTTGCCACGGCGACGAGCCCATCCTCCTCCCATTGACAGGATTGGGATGAGTCGTCTACCGAGCAGCAGAGGATAG